GTGGGGCGGCCGGACTCCAGCGCGGCGACGTCGTGGAGCAGGGTGGCCTCGACGTTGCCGTACTGCTCGGCGATGTCGGGTGCGGTGAGCGAGCCGGTGGCCGTCTGGGCGTGCAGGGAGTGCAGTTGACGGCCGAGGGCGTCGAGATCGCCGACGACGTCGGATCCGGACCACGGGGCGGTGTGGGCCACCGTGCGCTCCAGGACCCGGCCGGTGGTGCGCTCGGCCTCGGTCCGCTCGGCCAGGGTGCCCGGTCCGGGACGCAGGCGGGCCTTGACCGCGGCGAGCCGTTCGCGCGCGACGGCGTCGGCGACCTCGGCCGTGGCGGACGACACCTGGGCCCCGGTGTGGAAGTCGCGCAGGGTCCGCGCCTCCCGCCACTGGCTCACGGAGCTGAACGCGGTGAAGACCAGAAGTCCGGCCACCGGCAGCAGGACCAGCAGCATCAGCTTCCGTCCGACGCGCAGCCGGGCGAGAAGCGGGACGCGCTGCGGGGCCCGGGGGTCTCGTCTGAGCGGTGAGTGGCGCATGGCCGGGCCTCAGATGGCGTCTGTTCCGGGTGCCGTGCCGTGGGTTTCCGTCATGCGAAACACCTCTTCGTGGACGGCGCCGGCGCCGGTTCCCCGTCGGCGTACCGCGCCTGTCGGCATCGAACGGTCCGGCGTGGCCCGGCTGCCGCGATTTCCTCAGCATGCTCGTGGACTCCGCTGCCGTCCATGTGTTCCGGGGGCCGGTTCCGTGACGTCGGGCGGTGGTGGTTCATGATCCGTTCCTCGGGTAACCGTCGTGGGCGGCAAGGTCCTTGTCGATGGCCTCGACCGCCTCGTCCAGGGTGGCTTTCACCGGCGCCCTGTCGATCATGATCTTCGGGAAGGCCCTGGAGAACGCCTCGGTGATCGCCGGATAGGCGGGCGTCCGCGGCCTCGGCCGGGCCACCCCGCCCCTCAACTGCTCGATGAACAGATGCTCGGCGCCGCCCTCGGCGTACTCCGGCGACAGCTTCACCGCGCTGTCCGTGGCCGGGATCGCGCCGTTGGCCTCGGTCATCCGGTGGATCTGGTCCGGCTTGAGCAGATAGGTGAGGAAGCGCCATACGGCGTCGCCGTCGGCCCCGCCCGAGGTGAGGCCCCACTGCCAGGAGCCCATCCCGGTCACGGTGCCCTCGCCGAAGTCGGGCAGCGGCACGATCGTCACGTCACCGGGGAAGTGCTCGGCGTAGTCCGGGTACCGCCAGTGGCCGGTCCAGGAGATGACGCTGCGCCCCTGATCGAACGCCTGGTCGTTCCTGCCGGGCTCGACGAGCCCTTCCCCGGCCCAGTTCTGCAGGGTGGTGAGTGCCCTGACCGACGCGGGTCCGTTGAGGAAGCCGTCGGCCGTCCGGAACGTCCTGGGGTCGATGAGCTCCCCGCCCGCCGACCACACCGCCGGTGCGAAGCCGTAGGTGCTCCACTCCTCGCCGGGTCGCGCGTGGACGAGCCCCATGTCGAGCGGGTGGCGGTACCCCGCCCCGCGCAGGGTGCGCAGGATGCCCGTGAACTCGCCGGCGGTCCAGGCGTCCGCCGGGCCCTCGGGGATACGGATGCCGGCCTTCTTCAGGACCGACGGCCGCACGTACAGCCCCAGCCCCGAGTCGAAGGTGCCGATGCCGTACAACCGTCCGGCGTAGGTGCCCTGTTGACGGATCGACGGCAGCAGATCCTCCCGGAGGCCGTCGGACAGACAGGAGTCGATCGGCTTGATCCTGCCGGACCAGGCGTAGCTGTAGAGCCGCGGCCCGTCGAAGTCGAGCAGGTCCGGCAGATCGCCG
This is a stretch of genomic DNA from Streptomyces sp. NBC_00285. It encodes these proteins:
- a CDS encoding extracellular solute-binding protein, giving the protein MKAPLENVGEFARVRGRRALASGLVAAALLLVACGGAGDGDKGERARTDTTCDGRIDGTAQVTVWFHAGPSAESTTLRRQVQDFNTSQRQVRVEVVTLPEQRPYNELVLSAAASGDLPDLLDFDGPRLYSYAWSGRIKPIDSCLSDGLREDLLPSIRQQGTYAGRLYGIGTFDSGLGLYVRPSVLKKAGIRIPEGPADAWTAGEFTGILRTLRGAGYRHPLDMGLVHARPGEEWSTYGFAPAVWSAGGELIDPRTFRTADGFLNGPASVRALTTLQNWAGEGLVEPGRNDQAFDQGRSVISWTGHWRYPDYAEHFPGDVTIVPLPDFGEGTVTGMGSWQWGLTSGGADGDAVWRFLTYLLKPDQIHRMTEANGAIPATDSAVKLSPEYAEGGAEHLFIEQLRGGVARPRPRTPAYPAITEAFSRAFPKIMIDRAPVKATLDEAVEAIDKDLAAHDGYPRNGS